Proteins co-encoded in one Archangium lipolyticum genomic window:
- a CDS encoding sensor histidine kinase, translating into MNEGSIVRATLKALLVPRRLIPIVLVCLPLVAAQARFSEQSMAGPLGVLMCALCVAVAPVSYRVIFPEGLDFSHGGIRLLLYATVGVGVVLSVGVVLPQLLDIGRTFLTDRYSLAVCMGLFLVGGWGLGRDIGFEESLARERARAARLELEAEQAQLLALRSHLDPHFLFNTLNAIAEWCQTDGAVAEAAVLRLSAMLRSVLAGVRAATWPLERELELVRTLFDLHLLRDPDLFQLSVEVEPGLESFPVPPLVLLPLAENAVKHGPAAGHRGPIALTVRARGDEIAFTLENPGTSKGPREGSSGLPTVERRLALAYAGRASLALTSEAERTRVAVTLPRSGPVPGVVT; encoded by the coding sequence ATGAACGAAGGTTCCATCGTCCGCGCCACGCTCAAGGCGCTCCTGGTGCCCAGGCGGCTGATCCCCATCGTGCTCGTGTGCCTGCCGCTGGTGGCGGCGCAGGCGCGCTTCAGCGAGCAGAGCATGGCGGGCCCGCTGGGGGTGCTGATGTGCGCCCTGTGCGTGGCGGTGGCCCCGGTGTCCTACCGCGTCATCTTCCCCGAGGGACTCGACTTCAGCCACGGAGGCATCCGGCTGCTGCTCTACGCCACGGTGGGAGTGGGCGTCGTGCTCTCGGTGGGCGTGGTGCTACCGCAGTTGCTGGACATCGGGCGCACCTTCCTCACGGACCGGTACAGCCTGGCGGTGTGCATGGGCCTGTTCCTGGTGGGTGGCTGGGGACTGGGGAGGGACATCGGCTTCGAGGAGAGCCTCGCTCGCGAACGGGCCCGTGCGGCCCGGCTCGAGCTGGAGGCGGAGCAGGCGCAACTGCTGGCGCTGCGCAGCCACCTGGATCCGCACTTCCTCTTCAACACGCTGAACGCCATCGCCGAGTGGTGCCAGACGGATGGAGCCGTGGCCGAGGCGGCGGTGCTGAGGCTGTCGGCCATGCTGCGCAGCGTGCTGGCCGGGGTGAGGGCCGCCACCTGGCCGCTGGAGCGCGAGTTGGAGCTGGTGCGCACCCTGTTCGACCTGCACCTGCTGAGAGATCCGGACCTCTTCCAGCTCTCGGTGGAGGTGGAGCCAGGGCTGGAGTCCTTCCCCGTGCCGCCGCTGGTGCTGTTGCCCCTGGCGGAGAACGCGGTGAAACACGGGCCCGCCGCTGGCCATCGGGGGCCCATCGCCCTCACGGTGCGGGCACGAGGCGACGAGATCGCCTTCACCCTGGAGAACCCCGGCACCTCGAAGGGGCCGCGCGAGGGGAGCAGCGGCCTGCCCACGGTGGAGCGCCGGCTCGCGCTCGCATACGCCGGACGCGCGAGCCTCGCGCTCACCAGCGAGGCGGAGCGCACCCGAGTCGCCGTCACCCTGCCCCGCTCCGGCCCCGTGCCCGGCGTCGTCACCTGA